Proteins encoded together in one Otariodibacter oris window:
- the priA gene encoding primosomal protein N' yields the protein MTVIRIALPVPLFRYFDYLLPETMKAVVGARVSVPFGRQHKIGIVVEFPESSDIPLEKLKPIDEVLDSDSIFDEDSWQLLAWAAKYYHAPLGEVLQTALPIKLRQGSPAERGDVTYFTITELGKKALIDQRLNRAKKQKELLTELTHFAKLFEKPTACSPSAWKCLLEKGYIEPVQVPDQAKSWREKLADLPICNQNNRLTLNKQQSLVTSRLVYQQGFATFLLNGVTGSGKTEVYLQVIEEVLKQGKQVLVLVPEIGLTPQAIQRFQARFNVEMDVLHSNLNDTQRLNAWIRAKQGESAIVIGTRSALFTQFHQLGLIIIDEEHDSSFKQQDGWRYHARDLAILRAKNNDIPIILGSATPSLESLHNVQSGKFVELKLDNRAGNAVFSKQRLIDLKKERIHSGISEGLMTMMKAHLEKGNQVMLFLNRRGFAPVLLCHECGWMCQCEACDKPYTYHQKNRVLRCHHCGSQHIIPRQCEHCGSTNLITTGTGTEQLEQVLAEQFPTYKISRIDSDSTAKKGALEQHLSEIQAGKSQILIGTQMLAKGHHFPNVTLVAIVNVDSSLFSTDFRAEERLAQLYIQVAGRAGRAEKQGVVVLQTHYPENELLKSLLNEGYAKFAQQALEMRKLIGLPPYSSQVLFRATGKDNQKVEEYVQQLTACLDSAITQYQWQNFQLVGPMSSAMAKKAGYYRWQLLVQHPNRSALQNLLTYFDRVRDQFQRSDIRLTVDIDPIEIG from the coding sequence ATGACTGTTATTCGCATTGCGTTGCCTGTTCCTCTTTTTCGTTATTTTGATTATCTCTTGCCAGAAACCATGAAAGCAGTGGTTGGGGCGAGGGTTTCTGTTCCTTTTGGGCGACAACATAAAATAGGCATTGTCGTTGAATTTCCTGAATCCAGTGATATTCCTTTAGAAAAACTAAAGCCAATAGATGAAGTGCTTGATAGCGACTCTATTTTTGATGAGGATAGTTGGCAATTATTAGCTTGGGCGGCTAAGTATTATCACGCTCCTTTAGGCGAAGTGTTGCAGACAGCTTTACCGATTAAACTTCGTCAAGGCTCTCCCGCTGAAAGAGGCGATGTGACTTATTTCACGATAACTGAACTAGGTAAAAAAGCCTTAATTGATCAGCGTTTAAACCGAGCTAAAAAACAAAAAGAGTTATTAACAGAATTAACGCATTTTGCAAAATTATTTGAGAAACCGACCGCTTGTTCCCCATCTGCTTGGAAATGTTTACTTGAAAAGGGTTATATTGAGCCAGTGCAAGTGCCAGACCAAGCTAAATCTTGGCGAGAAAAATTAGCTGATCTGCCGATTTGTAATCAAAACAACCGATTAACCCTCAATAAACAACAAAGTTTAGTCACAAGCCGATTAGTATATCAGCAAGGCTTTGCTACTTTTTTACTGAATGGGGTAACGGGATCGGGTAAAACCGAAGTCTATTTGCAGGTAATTGAAGAAGTCTTAAAACAGGGCAAACAAGTGTTAGTGCTTGTGCCTGAAATTGGGCTAACTCCTCAAGCCATTCAACGTTTTCAAGCCCGATTTAATGTAGAAATGGATGTGCTTCATTCAAACTTAAACGACACCCAACGCTTAAATGCTTGGATAAGAGCCAAGCAAGGTGAAAGTGCGATAGTGATTGGTACGCGTTCCGCCCTTTTTACCCAATTTCATCAATTAGGCTTAATCATTATTGATGAAGAACACGACTCCTCATTTAAACAGCAAGACGGTTGGCGGTATCACGCTAGAGATTTAGCGATACTGAGGGCGAAGAATAATGATATTCCGATTATTTTAGGCTCCGCAACACCTAGCCTAGAAAGCCTACATAATGTACAAAGCGGTAAGTTTGTTGAATTAAAACTCGATAATCGAGCAGGCAATGCGGTATTTTCTAAGCAACGACTGATTGACCTTAAAAAAGAACGGATTCATTCTGGAATTTCTGAAGGCTTGATGACTATGATGAAAGCCCATTTAGAAAAAGGCAATCAAGTGATGCTTTTCCTCAATCGCCGTGGCTTTGCTCCCGTATTATTGTGTCACGAATGCGGTTGGATGTGTCAATGTGAAGCCTGTGATAAACCTTATACCTATCATCAAAAAAATCGAGTGTTACGTTGCCATCATTGTGGATCCCAACATATTATTCCTCGTCAATGTGAGCATTGTGGCTCAACCAATTTAATTACGACGGGAACGGGGACAGAACAGCTGGAACAAGTCTTAGCGGAACAATTTCCAACCTATAAAATTAGCCGAATAGATAGTGATAGCACCGCTAAAAAAGGGGCGTTAGAACAGCATTTAAGTGAAATTCAAGCAGGCAAAAGCCAAATTCTCATTGGTACGCAAATGTTAGCCAAAGGGCATCATTTCCCAAATGTAACACTGGTTGCGATTGTGAATGTGGATAGCAGTTTATTCTCTACGGATTTTAGGGCAGAAGAACGACTTGCACAGCTTTATATTCAAGTGGCAGGACGAGCAGGACGTGCGGAAAAGCAGGGCGTTGTCGTGTTACAAACCCATTATCCAGAAAATGAATTACTCAAAAGTTTACTGAATGAAGGTTATGCAAAATTCGCACAACAAGCACTAGAAATGCGAAAACTCATTGGCTTACCGCCTTATTCTTCTCAAGTGCTTTTTCGAGCGACAGGTAAAGATAATCAAAAAGTGGAAGAATATGTCCAACAACTGACCGCTTGTTTAGATAGTGCGATTACTCAATATCAATGGCAAAACTTCCAATTAGTCGGACCAATGAGTTCGGCTATGGCAAAAAAAGCTGGGTATTATCGCTGGCAGTTGCTAGTCCAACACCCTAACCGTAGTGCCTTACAAAATTTATTGACTTATTTTGATAGAGTAAGGGATCAATTCCAACGTAGTGATATTCGACTTACTGTGGATATTGATCCGATAGAAATAGGTTAG
- the rpmI gene encoding 50S ribosomal protein L35, protein MPKIKTVRGAAKRFKKTASGGFKRKQSHLRHILTKKTTKRKRHLRHKSMVAKADQVLVVACLPYA, encoded by the coding sequence ATGCCTAAAATTAAAACAGTACGTGGTGCTGCGAAGCGTTTCAAAAAAACAGCTTCTGGCGGTTTCAAACGTAAACAATCTCACTTACGTCATATTTTGACTAAGAAAACCACTAAACGTAAACGTCATCTACGTCATAAATCAATGGTTGCAAAAGCAGACCAAGTTTTAGTAGTAGCGTGCTTGCCATACGCATAA
- the rarD gene encoding EamA family transporter RarD, with protein sequence MYKGIFFSVFASVLFGALYYLATFLKPLTGEDIFGFRMVVMLPFLWGAIVGFKQQKEFTAFLHRLKNEPHLILVLFLSASLVGVQMWLFLWAPNNGRAIDVSIGYLLMPIIMVAVGKFIYKEYLSLNKWLAIGFALVGVLSNIFLSGKLSWVSSLVMVGYPAYFMLRKRFDISHIHSFVLEVTLLCVVAIYFISQVDLVAVKSNNDNIYIYLFLLGLISGTALLAYTMASALVPFNLLGLLGYVEPLGLLLVSFIIGETLQPSAYMLMICLAIAIFFLGLDGVLLLRRKQRIKVE encoded by the coding sequence ATGTATAAAGGTATCTTTTTTTCAGTATTTGCCTCGGTTTTATTCGGCGCACTATATTACCTCGCCACTTTTTTAAAACCACTGACAGGCGAAGATATCTTTGGATTTAGAATGGTAGTCATGCTCCCTTTTTTATGGGGGGCTATCGTTGGATTTAAACAACAAAAAGAGTTTACCGCTTTCCTACATAGATTAAAAAACGAACCGCATTTGATTTTGGTTTTATTCCTTTCTGCTAGTTTGGTTGGTGTACAAATGTGGCTTTTTTTATGGGCGCCGAATAATGGACGAGCGATAGATGTTTCCATTGGTTATTTGTTGATGCCGATTATTATGGTTGCAGTAGGTAAATTTATCTATAAGGAATATCTTTCCTTAAACAAATGGTTAGCCATTGGTTTTGCCTTAGTAGGCGTACTCAGCAATATATTCTTGTCGGGAAAATTATCTTGGGTTAGTAGTTTGGTTATGGTGGGGTATCCTGCTTACTTTATGTTACGAAAACGATTTGATATCAGCCATATTCACAGTTTTGTGCTAGAAGTAACTTTATTGTGTGTAGTCGCTATTTATTTCATCAGCCAAGTTGATTTAGTCGCGGTGAAATCTAACAATGATAATATTTATATTTACCTATTTTTATTAGGATTAATCAGTGGAACCGCATTGCTAGCTTATACAATGGCGAGTGCTTTAGTGCCATTTAATTTACTCGGATTATTGGGCTATGTAGAGCCATTGGGCTTATTACTGGTTTCATTTATTATTGGCGAAACATTGCAACCTAGTGCTTATATGCTGATGATTTGTCTTGCAATTGCTATCTTTTTCTTAGGATTAGATGGTGTATTATTGTTACGTAGAAAACAACGAATAAAGGTGGAATAG
- the rarD gene encoding EamA family transporter RarD gives MLKGVLLSLGANVLFGMGFYFAILLQPLPDMGMFGFRILVLIPMLLLAIFLFNQQAAFKDLARRIKEKPWLIGFVVLLACNLGAQLWLFLWAPNNGQAIQVSIGYLLLPIVTAAMGKIVFKEYFSPFKWLALAFACVGVGASIFLNSEISWATFLVAFGYSSYIVIRRYFNINTLATFVVELIICLPWALYYVLQLDMPMIISQNEYLYYYLILFGVVNGFGFICFVASSNILPVNVLGLMGYVEPLVMLIISFAIGEVLDSQSYILMACLSVAILLLTLDSFRKKA, from the coding sequence ATGCTAAAAGGAGTTTTATTGTCATTAGGCGCAAATGTCTTATTTGGTATGGGATTTTATTTTGCCATTTTGCTTCAACCTTTACCTGATATGGGGATGTTTGGCTTTCGAATTTTAGTCTTAATTCCCATGTTGCTCTTAGCCATTTTTTTATTTAATCAGCAAGCAGCCTTTAAAGATTTAGCAAGAAGAATCAAAGAAAAGCCTTGGTTGATAGGCTTTGTAGTTTTATTAGCATGTAATTTAGGTGCTCAATTATGGCTCTTTTTGTGGGCACCCAATAACGGACAAGCAATACAAGTTTCTATTGGCTATTTATTATTGCCTATTGTTACGGCAGCAATGGGTAAGATCGTATTTAAGGAGTATTTTTCGCCATTCAAATGGCTTGCTTTAGCTTTTGCTTGTGTCGGTGTCGGGGCTAGTATTTTCCTAAATAGTGAAATCTCTTGGGCGACCTTTTTGGTAGCGTTTGGTTATTCTAGCTATATTGTGATTCGTCGTTATTTCAATATCAATACATTAGCCACCTTTGTGGTCGAATTAATTATTTGTTTACCTTGGGCGTTGTACTACGTGTTGCAATTAGATATGCCGATGATCATCAGTCAAAATGAATATTTATACTACTATCTTATTTTATTTGGTGTTGTGAATGGCTTTGGCTTTATTTGCTTTGTTGCCTCAAGTAATATTTTACCCGTCAATGTACTAGGATTGATGGGCTATGTTGAGCCATTAGTCATGCTGATTATCTCCTTTGCGATTGGTGAGGTATTAGATTCGCAATCTTATATTTTAATGGCTTGTTTAAGCGTTGCTATTTTGCTCTTAACCCTTGATAGCTTTAGGAAAAAAGCATAA
- the infC gene encoding translation initiation factor IF-3 produces MKPVKRVQTNRAHRLNDEIRVKEVRLTDQHGEQIGIVSIQDALARAEEAELDLVEISPNAEPPVCRIMNYGKFIYEKEKAAKEQKKKQKVVQVKEVKFRPGTDEGDYQVKLRNLTRFLEDGDKAKVTVRYRGREMAHQEIGLDVLERVKNDLAEIAVVESAPGRLEGRQAVMVLAPKKK; encoded by the coding sequence ATTAAACCCGTAAAACGTGTTCAAACAAATCGCGCACATCGCCTTAATGATGAAATTCGCGTAAAAGAAGTTCGTTTAACTGACCAACATGGCGAACAAATTGGTATCGTGTCCATTCAAGATGCTCTAGCCAGAGCTGAAGAAGCTGAATTAGATTTAGTTGAAATTAGCCCGAATGCTGAGCCACCAGTTTGTCGTATTATGAACTATGGTAAGTTCATTTACGAGAAAGAAAAAGCAGCAAAAGAGCAGAAGAAAAAGCAGAAAGTTGTACAAGTGAAGGAAGTTAAATTCCGTCCTGGTACAGACGAAGGCGATTATCAGGTAAAACTACGCAACCTGACTCGCTTTTTAGAAGATGGGGATAAAGCTAAAGTAACTGTTCGTTATCGCGGACGTGAAATGGCTCACCAAGAAATTGGTTTAGACGTGCTAGAGCGTGTTAAAAATGATTTAGCTGAGATTGCCGTGGTAGAATCAGCGCCCGGCAGACTTGAAGGTCGTCAAGCCGTAATGGTCTTAGCCCCGAAAAAGAAATAA
- the rplT gene encoding 50S ribosomal protein L20, with amino-acid sequence MARVKRGVIARARHKKVLKAAKGYYGARSRVYRVAFQAVVKAAQYAYRDRRQRKRQFRQLWIARINAAARQNGLSYSKFINGLKKASVEIDRKILADIAVFDQVAFAALVEKAKSAL; translated from the coding sequence ATGGCTCGTGTAAAACGTGGTGTTATTGCAAGAGCACGCCATAAGAAAGTTCTTAAGGCTGCTAAAGGTTATTATGGTGCACGTTCACGCGTGTATCGCGTTGCTTTCCAAGCAGTAGTTAAAGCTGCACAATATGCTTACCGTGACCGTCGTCAACGTAAACGTCAATTCCGTCAATTATGGATTGCTCGTATCAACGCTGCGGCTCGTCAAAACGGTTTATCATACAGCAAATTCATCAACGGCTTGAAAAAAGCTTCTGTTGAAATCGATCGTAAGATCCTTGCTGATATCGCAGTATTTGACCAAGTTGCATTTGCAGCTTTAGTTGAAAAAGCAAAATCTGCTCTTTAA
- a CDS encoding autotransporter domain-containing protein has translation MKKSPLALSLLLCSSAFAQDIVVFGDSLSDIGQNNWGHKASYSINGKSNPLYNELLAKLLGSNITASTKGGKNYAYSGGVLLATNSARSSRQPNILLDTQVDNYLAHGVDPNALHIMWMGGNDIAAILQTAISKENQAEQLAYILTSAQQLADENAKQWKKLTTKGINTVVMPTIPNVLYTPEFFSQFGKAVAQGIRDKADIQLQQQNFIVRLFGQFVINAIQSRFETIFKEEQSKLQNSTQTQFSDFDRERQAALHNSVENLYEIYGSQLADYITKEDAIALLDSKYQEVTQNAEQVTALLNTTITKEINHVGGNVVRLDTNGLFKELLSNPAAYGLSNTVGMACPDGTVNLDDFTHSCDTTDNSSDSMMFADSFHPNVLVHNVMADYIFTTLNSPKEMKILTRLANHNAENAMDIARQESNRNHFLRQDPKTVSAISIYEKQKESENLYVGAKIQFNPEWQFSAIFGHQQQDGSYKLTNAKSKTKLVNTTLRYDAKQWWLGSSVQISIADYDSQRTIKLGGVSHTHQGKSSGSSMLASLFGGYAWDWENHTLSSTLDMTYSLDKIDPFAERGMKATSLAFDEQSHRQFKTGLGLEYRYKIANFQPYLSARWVNEWLHKDQTLRVGLNGSKFNVLLDPEDHSWFDLQAGIQWQAQSLPLQIYASLTQEVGRTHSLAKTKANLGIQYQF, from the coding sequence ATGAAAAAAAGTCCATTAGCACTGTCTCTTTTATTATGCTCAAGCGCATTTGCTCAGGATATTGTAGTCTTTGGAGATAGTCTTAGTGATATCGGGCAAAATAATTGGGGACATAAAGCCAGTTATTCCATTAATGGAAAATCAAATCCTTTATATAATGAATTATTAGCCAAATTGCTAGGCAGTAATATTACTGCATCAACAAAAGGTGGAAAAAACTATGCCTATAGTGGCGGAGTGCTTTTAGCGACTAATAGTGCTAGATCTAGTCGGCAACCCAATATTTTACTCGATACTCAAGTTGATAATTATCTAGCTCATGGCGTCGATCCAAATGCATTACACATTATGTGGATGGGCGGTAATGATATTGCCGCCATCCTACAAACCGCTATTAGCAAAGAGAATCAAGCGGAACAATTGGCCTATATCCTAACATCAGCCCAACAACTTGCAGATGAAAATGCAAAACAGTGGAAAAAACTGACAACAAAGGGAATAAATACTGTTGTTATGCCAACCATTCCCAATGTGTTATACACCCCAGAATTTTTTAGTCAGTTTGGTAAAGCTGTCGCTCAAGGAATTAGAGATAAAGCCGATATACAACTTCAGCAACAGAACTTTATTGTTCGCTTGTTTGGTCAATTTGTGATTAATGCAATTCAATCACGTTTTGAAACCATTTTTAAAGAAGAACAAAGTAAACTACAAAATTCAACTCAAACACAATTTTCTGATTTTGATCGTGAACGCCAAGCTGCATTACATAATTCAGTAGAAAATTTATATGAAATATATGGCTCTCAATTAGCTGATTACATCACAAAAGAAGATGCGATTGCATTACTTGATTCAAAATATCAAGAAGTTACACAAAATGCAGAACAAGTTACAGCACTATTAAATACAACAATAACCAAAGAAATAAATCATGTCGGTGGTAATGTTGTACGACTTGATACAAATGGACTATTTAAAGAATTATTATCAAATCCAGCTGCTTATGGTTTATCTAATACTGTGGGTATGGCGTGTCCTGATGGCACTGTGAATTTAGATGATTTTACTCATTCATGTGATACAACTGATAATTCGTCTGACTCAATGATGTTTGCAGATAGCTTCCATCCAAATGTTTTAGTTCACAATGTCATGGCTGATTATATTTTCACAACGTTAAACTCCCCAAAAGAAATGAAAATATTAACCCGTTTAGCCAATCATAATGCAGAAAATGCGATGGATATCGCTCGACAAGAAAGCAATCGTAATCATTTTTTACGTCAAGATCCTAAAACGGTGAGTGCAATCTCTATTTATGAAAAGCAGAAAGAGAGTGAAAATCTCTATGTGGGTGCAAAAATCCAATTTAATCCAGAATGGCAATTCAGTGCGATATTTGGTCATCAACAACAAGATGGAAGCTATAAGTTAACCAATGCGAAGAGTAAAACAAAATTAGTGAATACTACATTACGTTATGATGCGAAACAATGGTGGTTAGGTTCAAGTGTACAAATCAGTATTGCTGATTATGATAGCCAACGTACAATAAAATTAGGTGGTGTTTCACATACTCACCAAGGTAAAAGTAGTGGTTCATCTATGCTAGCATCACTGTTTGGGGGATACGCATGGGATTGGGAAAATCATACACTTTCATCTACTCTCGATATGACATATTCACTAGATAAGATCGATCCTTTTGCTGAACGAGGAATGAAAGCAACTAGCCTTGCCTTCGATGAACAATCCCATCGTCAATTCAAAACAGGATTGGGACTGGAATATCGCTATAAAATTGCAAATTTCCAACCTTATCTATCCGCTCGTTGGGTTAATGAATGGTTACACAAAGATCAAACACTTCGTGTTGGGTTAAATGGAAGTAAATTTAATGTATTACTTGATCCAGAAGATCACTCATGGTTTGATTTGCAAGCCGGCATACAATGGCAAGCTCAAAGTCTTCCTCTGCAAATTTATGCAAGCTTAACGCAAGAAGTGGGGAGAACTCATAGCCTAGCAAAAACAAAAGCAAACTTAGGCATTCAGTATCAATTCTAG
- a CDS encoding isochorismate synthase, with the protein MSIFTELKQKLYTALTKISTAQGIIQLTAEMPLLAKDTDLLGWLKGNITYPHFFWKNRSAELTLASIGKVRQFYTLESAQQFSQQTGYDLLGGIKFECECQFILPRIVMTKTKTKLTAYLYIDTANLTEEKRQSKAVLDSLDTIQQLSAPHYQIIEHESVTDFPTWKSNIEKAIQAIRENQFSKVVLANASTLTFNQSLSAYDLLVVSQQKNLGCYHFLWSEKPESAFIGSSPEKLYQRDEQLFYTEALAGTVAVTSDPQQTERNGLWLLSDQKNVHENQLVVDNIYHHIKDSIEEIQISEAEIKRLHNVQHLRRNIQATLKKGVSDADCLMRIHPTAAVAGLPRLLAKQFIADNEGFKRNWYAGTLGYFNPTHAEFCVALRSAQIEKNQIMLYAGAGIVEGSDPESEWQEIERKSLAMASLFVK; encoded by the coding sequence ATGTCTATTTTCACAGAACTAAAACAAAAATTATATACAGCATTAACAAAAATCAGCACAGCTCAAGGAATAATTCAACTGACAGCAGAAATGCCGTTACTTGCTAAAGATACAGATTTACTTGGTTGGTTAAAAGGAAATATTACCTATCCTCATTTTTTCTGGAAAAATCGTTCGGCAGAACTGACTCTCGCCTCGATAGGAAAGGTACGCCAATTTTACACGCTTGAATCAGCCCAACAATTTAGCCAACAAACAGGCTACGATTTACTGGGTGGGATTAAATTTGAATGCGAGTGCCAATTTATTTTGCCTCGTATCGTAATGACAAAAACGAAAACAAAACTCACCGCTTACTTATATATTGATACTGCTAATCTCACAGAAGAAAAACGACAAAGTAAAGCAGTACTGGATAGCTTAGATACGATTCAACAACTTTCTGCCCCTCATTATCAGATTATTGAGCATGAGAGTGTGACTGATTTCCCAACATGGAAAAGTAATATAGAAAAAGCAATCCAAGCGATTCGAGAAAATCAATTTAGCAAGGTGGTATTAGCAAATGCCTCAACGCTTACCTTTAATCAATCACTTTCAGCCTATGATTTACTTGTTGTAAGCCAACAAAAAAACCTCGGTTGCTATCATTTCCTTTGGTCTGAAAAGCCTGAAAGTGCTTTTATTGGTTCAAGTCCTGAAAAGCTTTATCAACGTGATGAGCAACTATTTTATACCGAAGCATTGGCAGGCACAGTCGCAGTAACGAGTGATCCACAACAAACAGAAAGAAATGGATTGTGGTTGTTGAGTGATCAAAAAAATGTCCATGAAAATCAATTAGTAGTCGATAATATTTATCACCATATCAAAGACAGTATTGAAGAAATTCAAATTAGTGAGGCTGAAATCAAACGCCTACACAACGTACAGCATTTACGCCGTAATATTCAAGCCACCTTGAAAAAAGGCGTATCTGATGCCGATTGCCTTATGCGAATTCATCCAACCGCAGCGGTTGCAGGTCTGCCTCGCCTACTTGCAAAACAGTTTATTGCAGATAATGAGGGCTTTAAACGCAATTGGTATGCAGGAACATTAGGTTATTTTAACCCTACTCATGCAGAATTTTGCGTTGCTCTCCGCTCCGCACAAATCGAAAAAAATCAAATTATGTTATACGCAGGGGCGGGCATTGTTGAAGGTTCTGATCCAGAATCAGAATGGCAAGAAATCGAACGAAAATCACTTGCTATGGCAAGCTTATTTGTAAAATAA
- a CDS encoding pyridoxal phosphate-dependent aminotransferase, giving the protein MERFAKTEKLENVRYDIRGPIHKEALRLEEEGHKILKLNIGNPAPFGFDAPAEILVDVIRNLPTAQGYCDSKGLYSARKAIVQYYQLKGLLEIDVNDVFIGNGVSELITMSMQALLNDGDEILIPMPDYPLWTAAATLAGGKAVHYVCDEENEWFPDIEDIKAKITPNTKAILVINPNNPTGAVYSRAVLLEIAELARQHNLIIFADEIYEKILYDGAVHHHIATLAPDLLTVTYNGLSKTYRVAGFRQGWMVLNGPKHQAKGFIEGLEMLASMRLCANTPMQHAIQTALGGYQSINELILPGGRLLEQRNKAYELLTQIPGISCVKPKGAMYMFPKIDTEMYGIKDDQQFILDLLQQERVLLVQGSGFNWHKPDHFRVVTLPYVYQLEEAIGRLEKFLKKYRQS; this is encoded by the coding sequence ATGGAACGTTTTGCAAAAACAGAGAAGCTGGAGAATGTACGTTATGATATTCGTGGTCCAATACACAAGGAAGCACTAAGACTTGAGGAAGAAGGGCATAAAATTCTTAAATTGAATATAGGGAATCCTGCTCCTTTTGGATTTGATGCCCCTGCTGAAATCTTAGTTGATGTCATTAGAAATTTACCGACTGCACAAGGGTATTGTGATTCTAAAGGGCTTTATTCTGCTCGTAAGGCAATTGTTCAATACTATCAATTAAAAGGTTTGCTTGAGATTGATGTTAATGACGTGTTCATTGGTAATGGAGTATCTGAGCTTATTACTATGTCAATGCAGGCGTTATTAAATGATGGCGATGAAATTTTAATTCCTATGCCTGATTATCCATTATGGACAGCAGCTGCAACTTTAGCAGGTGGTAAGGCGGTACATTACGTTTGTGATGAAGAAAATGAATGGTTCCCTGATATTGAGGATATCAAAGCTAAGATTACGCCAAATACTAAAGCAATTTTGGTTATCAATCCAAATAATCCAACAGGTGCGGTATATAGCCGAGCAGTGCTATTAGAAATTGCAGAATTAGCACGTCAGCATAATTTAATTATTTTTGCTGACGAGATTTATGAAAAGATCCTTTATGATGGTGCGGTTCATCATCACATCGCAACGTTAGCGCCCGATTTATTAACCGTAACTTATAATGGCTTGTCTAAGACTTATCGTGTAGCAGGTTTCCGTCAAGGTTGGATGGTGTTAAATGGACCTAAGCACCAAGCGAAAGGTTTTATTGAAGGGCTAGAAATGCTTGCGTCAATGCGTTTGTGTGCTAACACACCAATGCAACATGCGATTCAAACGGCATTAGGTGGATATCAAAGTATCAATGAATTGATTTTGCCGGGTGGTCGTTTATTAGAGCAACGTAATAAAGCTTATGAATTGCTTACTCAAATTCCGGGTATTAGCTGTGTTAAACCAAAAGGGGCAATGTATATGTTCCCTAAAATTGATACGGAAATGTATGGGATCAAAGATGATCAACAGTTTATTTTAGATTTATTACAGCAAGAGCGAGTGCTATTGGTGCAAGGCTCTGGCTTTAATTGGCATAAGCCTGATCATTTCCGTGTGGTTACTTTGCCTTATGTGTATCAATTAGAAGAAGCGATAGGCCGTTTAGAAAAATTCTTAAAGAAATATCGCCAAAGCTAA